One part of the Oceanihabitans sp. IOP_32 genome encodes these proteins:
- the xerA gene encoding site-specific tyrosine recombinase/integron integrase, producing the protein MLPRVQLIKFQYQKQYQIGIKYDYNRTLKLIAKSFPSCRWSDTHKTWYVSFSEENIQLIKQKYQNHAFVDETGLSANNMAKVKNTSTKVERQLNDSQKTLLNNFYKYLRGKRYSKSTINIYVFFMADFVEFYSEKPVDTLNNRDVEVFIESVFIKRGYSISSQRQFISALKAFILFEPCTQIEGLELVRPYKSLKLPVVLSQKEVIDLIAATKNLKHRAIIVMLYSCGLRISEAMHLTVSDIDIERRQIHIQNSKGRKDRYVGFAKSFLPLLKNYLNTYQPKYYFIEGTNGKPYSPQSVRQFLKRSCKTAGIIKKVTPHTLRHSYATHLLENGVDIRYIQSLLGHSRPETTMIYTHVRKSDLLEIENPLDVAVRNFKLLR; encoded by the coding sequence ATGCTTCCTCGAGTTCAACTTATTAAATTCCAATATCAAAAGCAGTATCAAATTGGTATTAAATATGACTATAATAGAACTTTAAAACTGATTGCCAAATCGTTCCCGTCATGTCGATGGAGTGATACCCATAAGACATGGTATGTTTCGTTTTCAGAAGAAAATATTCAACTTATTAAACAAAAGTATCAGAACCATGCCTTTGTGGACGAAACTGGTTTGTCTGCTAATAATATGGCCAAAGTCAAGAACACTTCGACTAAAGTAGAACGACAATTAAATGATTCGCAAAAAACTTTACTCAATAATTTTTACAAGTATTTACGTGGCAAACGCTACAGTAAAAGCACCATAAATATATATGTGTTTTTTATGGCAGATTTTGTAGAGTTTTATTCTGAAAAGCCAGTTGATACATTAAACAACAGGGATGTAGAAGTGTTTATTGAGTCTGTATTTATAAAACGTGGCTATAGTATAAGTTCGCAACGTCAATTTATAAGTGCCTTAAAAGCGTTTATATTGTTTGAGCCTTGTACACAAATTGAAGGTTTAGAACTGGTAAGACCTTATAAATCATTAAAGTTACCCGTTGTTTTAAGTCAGAAAGAAGTTATTGATCTCATTGCAGCAACAAAAAATTTAAAACATAGAGCTATTATTGTGATGCTGTATTCTTGCGGATTACGAATAAGTGAAGCTATGCATTTAACCGTTTCTGATATTGATATTGAGAGACGGCAAATTCATATTCAAAATAGTAAGGGTAGAAAAGATAGATATGTTGGTTTTGCAAAAAGTTTTTTGCCGTTACTCAAAAATTATTTAAACACCTACCAACCGAAGTATTATTTTATTGAAGGCACGAATGGGAAACCATACAGTCCGCAATCTGTGAGGCAATTTTTAAAGCGAAGTTGTAAAACAGCTGGTATTATAAAAAAAGTAACACCACATACCTTACGGCATAGCTATGCGACGCATTTATTAGAAAACGGTGTAGATATTCGTTACATACAAAGCTTATTAGGCCATTCCCGACCAGAAACAACGATGATTTATACGCATGTACGCAAATCGGACTTACTAGAAATAGAAAACCCATTAGATGTAGCAGTAAGAAATTTTAAATTACTTCGATAA
- a CDS encoding sugar-transfer associated ATP-grasp domain-containing protein: MLQRLLKIRNPKGVIGLNKRNLELIYAHNNREDYHLADDKVRSKEILHDNAISCAETYAVIESIRDMKTMWEKCKNYQALAIKPSNGFGGDGIKILKKDEDGHWVSSGEKISEDDIFRHITSIISGMYSMSTTDTCLIEECIVPHPFFAEIYGDGVPDFRIITLKNKPLMAMLRMPTSKSDGKANLHQNGVGIGVDMGKGTLTQVFDGKRYAHHHPDNPTVVFGKTIPYWKEIMDLVVATSKAFPLNFLGIDIVIDRQKGPQIMEVNVRSGLGIQLVNQYGLQKAIEDNFGTQNHSALFN; this comes from the coding sequence ATGTTACAACGATTATTAAAAATAAGAAACCCTAAAGGCGTGATAGGCCTTAACAAACGAAACTTAGAACTAATCTATGCGCATAACAACCGTGAAGATTATCATTTAGCAGATGATAAGGTAAGGAGCAAAGAGATTTTACACGATAATGCAATATCTTGTGCAGAAACCTATGCCGTAATAGAAAGCATAAGAGACATGAAAACCATGTGGGAAAAATGTAAAAATTACCAAGCCCTTGCTATAAAACCATCCAACGGATTTGGCGGAGACGGTATAAAAATTCTTAAAAAAGATGAAGATGGCCATTGGGTTAGTAGTGGCGAAAAGATATCTGAAGACGACATATTTAGACATATTACAAGCATTATTTCGGGCATGTATTCTATGAGTACTACAGATACTTGCTTAATTGAAGAGTGTATTGTCCCGCACCCATTTTTCGCTGAAATTTATGGCGATGGGGTGCCAGATTTTAGAATCATCACCCTAAAAAACAAGCCGCTTATGGCTATGCTTCGAATGCCAACCTCAAAGTCTGATGGCAAGGCCAATCTTCATCAAAACGGTGTAGGCATTGGTGTTGATATGGGCAAAGGAACATTAACACAAGTGTTTGATGGCAAGCGTTATGCGCACCACCACCCCGATAACCCGACTGTAGTTTTTGGCAAAACCATTCCTTATTGGAAAGAGATTATGGATTTGGTGGTAGCCACTTCAAAAGCATTTCCTTTAAATTTTCTAGGGATTGATATTGTGATAGACCGCCAGAAAGGCCCTCAAATCATGGAAGTTAACGTACGTTCAGGATTAGGCATTCAATTGGTTAATCAATATGGATTGCAAAAAGCGATTGAAGATAATTTTGGAACCCAAAACCACTCAGCTTTATTTAATTAA
- the dcm gene encoding DNA (cytosine-5-)-methyltransferase produces the protein MKNGIYPKFSLLYRLVMGKKYSDIKEKLQIVVDKKTTNDLAHLTHYFQNHKNGVSKYFRPSATEYLNELHEELNIAEEPNFQYYLPIKWDIPFPPTENPTFKFIDLFAGIGGIRLAYQNNGGKCVFTSEWDTYAKKTYEANFGEVPFGDITQISEKDIPDHDILLGGFPCQPFSIAGVSKKNSLGRKHGFLDETQGTLFFDIARIIKHKKPKAFMLENVKNLVSHDKKKTFKVIISTLEKLGYNVHFKILNGKHYVPQNRERIIIVGFKKTVFKSKETFEFPDPQESNFVFKDILEPKVDDKYTLSDKLWNYLQEHARKHKAKGNGFGFGLTDLNGISRTISARYYKDGSEVLIPQKGKNPRRLTPRECARLQGFPDKFIIPVSNNQAYKQFGNSVVTPLIQAVAKNIVKELSKINESNQSKIAVHK, from the coding sequence ATGAAAAATGGAATTTATCCTAAATTTTCGTTACTTTACAGATTAGTTATGGGCAAAAAATATTCAGACATAAAAGAGAAACTTCAAATCGTTGTAGATAAGAAAACTACTAACGACTTGGCACATTTGACACACTATTTTCAAAATCACAAAAATGGTGTTTCTAAATATTTTAGACCATCTGCAACTGAATATTTGAACGAACTGCACGAGGAACTGAATATAGCAGAAGAACCAAACTTTCAATATTATTTACCGATAAAATGGGATATTCCATTTCCACCAACAGAAAACCCAACATTCAAGTTTATTGACCTTTTTGCTGGAATTGGAGGAATAAGATTGGCTTATCAAAATAATGGCGGAAAGTGTGTATTCACAAGTGAATGGGACACTTATGCAAAAAAAACCTACGAAGCTAATTTTGGAGAAGTACCTTTTGGAGACATAACTCAAATTTCAGAAAAGGATATTCCTGACCACGATATTCTGTTAGGTGGTTTTCCTTGTCAACCATTTTCAATCGCAGGAGTTTCGAAGAAAAACTCGTTGGGAAGAAAACACGGTTTTTTGGATGAAACTCAAGGAACTTTATTTTTTGACATCGCAAGAATAATAAAACATAAAAAGCCAAAGGCTTTTATGCTTGAAAATGTAAAAAATCTCGTGTCTCACGACAAAAAGAAAACATTTAAAGTCATAATTAGTACTTTAGAAAAATTAGGCTACAACGTTCATTTCAAGATTCTAAATGGCAAACACTATGTTCCTCAAAATCGTGAACGAATTATAATTGTAGGATTCAAAAAGACAGTTTTTAAAAGTAAAGAAACGTTTGAGTTTCCAGACCCACAAGAATCAAACTTTGTTTTCAAAGATATTCTTGAACCTAAAGTTGACGACAAATATACTTTGTCTGATAAACTCTGGAATTATCTACAAGAACACGCACGAAAACATAAAGCTAAAGGAAATGGTTTTGGTTTTGGATTGACTGACTTAAATGGTATTTCAAGAACAATTAGTGCAAGATATTATAAAGATGGTTCAGAGGTTTTAATTCCACAAAAAGGAAAAAACCCAAGAAGATTAACACCAAGAGAATGTGCGAGACTTCAAGGATTTCCAGATAAATTTATAATTCCTGTCTCAAATAATCAAGCATATAAACAATTTGGCAATTCTGTTGTAACACCTTTAATACAAGCAGTTGCAAAAAATATTGTAAAAGAACTTTCAAAAATTAATGAATCTAACCAATCTAAAATCGCTGTTCATAAATAA
- a CDS encoding single-stranded DNA-binding protein, producing MSTLRNKVQLIGNLGNDPEIINLESGKTLAKFNLATNESYTNNKGEKITDTQWHNIVVWGKTAEIVEKYVTKGKEIAIEGKLTSRSYDDKEGNKRYITEVVCSELLLLGK from the coding sequence ATGAGCACACTTAGAAACAAAGTACAGTTGATTGGTAACTTAGGAAACGATCCAGAAATCATCAATCTTGAATCGGGAAAAACCTTAGCAAAATTTAATTTGGCTACCAACGAAAGTTATACCAATAATAAAGGGGAGAAAATTACTGATACCCAATGGCATAACATCGTGGTTTGGGGAAAAACAGCCGAAATTGTTGAAAAATACGTCACCAAAGGCAAAGAAATTGCTATTGAAGGCAAATTAACGTCACGCAGCTACGACGATAAAGAGGGAAATAAACGCTACATCACAGAAGTGGTTTGTAGTGAGCTATTATTACTAGGAAAATAA